One window from the genome of Ictidomys tridecemlineatus isolate mIctTri1 chromosome 12, mIctTri1.hap1, whole genome shotgun sequence encodes:
- the LOC144368998 gene encoding uncharacterized protein LOC144368998 isoform X2 gives MVTFRGAEPQTLLAPAICAAPAPARFSRGPVAPVSGSRSAAARRPRGAQRVRARPRGAPCRPARRRRWGAWLKRAGPRGRTSSGRGAGLWPPPGATQRRWRRGGARSGAVAAKRESEKARLRPPGRRGRGRRPRHERYESRGARLCLQPEPGAEESALTADLDDCHSGGRESAHSPQGQGARSRAPPPTGAAQVARELRLSARSADGRGPEAGKRRAREARGARAPWSAGRGDARRRRREEEARGDPGAPPPAPTAPSAEPPAPLGRLPRASASPRARPRLLEPVPTQPTRPGSRHPPYPPLEQEAEPLAGPGSSSPPRLAVALLAAGVCAQPGRLCRGAWVSPVPIPGLVPVPTLERLERGRRLRLDRWRRRMVLPR, from the coding sequence ATGGTCACGTTTCGGGGAGCAGAGCCTCAGACCTTGCTCGCCCCGGCCATCTGCGCGGCGCCCGCGCCCGCTCGCTTCAGTCGCGGTCCCGTGGCGCCGGTCTCCGGCTCTCGGTCCGCCGCCGCCCGCCGGCCGCGGGGAGCACAGCGAGTCAGAGCGCGGCCGCGCGGGGCTCCATGCCGGCCGGCGCGCCGCCGCCGTTGGGGCGCATGGCTCAAGCGGGCCGGCCCGCGGGGACGCACATCCTCTGGCCGGGGCGCGGGGCTGTGGCCCCCTCCAGGGGCTACACAGCGAAGGTGGCGGCGAGGCGGGGCGCGTTCCGGTGCTGTAGCTGCGAAGCGAGAGTCTGAAAAGGCGCGGCTTCGCCCTCCCGGGCGGCGGGGAAGAGGCCGGCGGCCCCGCCACGAGCGGTACGAGTCTCGCGGTGCGCGGCTTTGCCTCCAGCCGGAGCCCGGCGCCGAAGAGTCGGCGTTGACCGCTGATTTGGACGACTGTCACTCCGGCGGACGAGAGTCCGCTCACTCGCCTCAGGGTCAGGGGGCTCGGTCCAGGGCTCCGCCGCCCACCGGCGCTGCTCAAGTTGCCCGGGAGCTCCGTCTGAGCGCTCGCTCTGCAGACGGCCGCGGCCCGGAGGCTGGCAAGAGGCGGGCAAGGGAGGCGCGCGGAGCGAGGGCGCCGTGGAGCGCGGGGCGTGGGGACGCGCGGCGGCGGCGCCGCGAGGAGGAGGCGCGCGGGGATCCCGGGGCCCCGCCGCCCGCGCCCACCGCGCCCTCCGCAGAGCCGCCAGCGCCGCTCGGCCGCCTCCCTCGCGCGTCTGCCTCTCCGCGCGCTCGCCCCCGCCTCCTCGAGCCGGTCCCAACTCAGCCCACCCGGCCGGGCTCACGTCACCCGCCTTACCCGCCCCTCGAACAGGAGGCCGAGCCCCTGGCCGGCCCCGGCTCTAGTTCACCACCACGCCTCGCTGTAGCGCTGCTCGCCGCGGGGGTCTGTGCCCAGCCTGGGCGACTCTGCCGGGGGGCCTGGGTCTCCCCCGTTCCCATTCCTGGCCTTGTCCCGGTCCCCACCTTGGAAAGGCTCGAGAGAGGCCGCAGGCTCCGATTGGACCGCTGGCGACGCCGGATGGTGTTGCCACGGTAA